A genome region from Triticum aestivum cultivar Chinese Spring chromosome 2B, IWGSC CS RefSeq v2.1, whole genome shotgun sequence includes the following:
- the LOC123047018 gene encoding putative glucose-6-phosphate 1-epimerase: MSSSGAGEEGAAAPQGPLPVEHRKGANGLDKVVLREARRISAEVYLYGGHVTSWKDEHGEELLFVSNKAIFKPPKAIRGGIPICFPQFSNFGHLEAHGFARNKIWAVDTDPPPFPVPISSRAYIDLILKPTDEDLKIWPHSFEYRLRVALGPGGDLMLTSRIRNTNADGKPFSFTFAYHTYFSISDISEIRVEGLETLDYLDNLQDRARFTEQGDAIVFESELDRIYLGTPSKIAIIDHEKKRTFVVRKGGLPDAVVWNPWDKKAKAMADFGDDEYKRMVCVEAAAIEKAITLKPGEEWTGKLELSAVPSSYYSGQLDPDRVIQDSVVPEDSVS, translated from the exons ATGTCGTCGTCGGGGGCCGGCGAGGAGGGCGCCGCCGCGCCGCAGGGGCCGCTACCCGTGGAGCACCGGAAGGGCGCCAACGGGCTCGACAAGGTCGTCCTCCGCGAGGCCCGGCGCATCTCCGCCGAG GTGTACCTGTATGGTGGCCATGTAACATCATGGAAAGATGAGCATGGGGAGGAGCTGCTTTTCGTTAGTAATAAG GCTATTTTCAAACCTCCAAAAGCTATACGTGGAGGTATACCAATCTGCTTTCCTCAG TTTTCCAACTTCGGACATCTGGAAGCTCATGGATTTGCAAGGAACAAGATCTGGGCTGTTGACACTGATCCACCACCATTTCCAGTACCAATCTCTAGTAGAGCTTACATCGATTTAATCCTTAAACCTACTGATGAAGACTTAAAGATCTGGCCACATAG TTTTGAGTACCGTCTGAGGGTTGCACTTGGACCTGGTGGAGATCTGATGCTGACTTCACGTATAAGGAATACCAATGCAGATGGAAAGCCATTCTCTTTTACCTTTGCATATCACACGTACTTCTCAATTTCTGATATAAG TGAGATACGAGTAGAAGGCCTGGAAACTCTGGATTACCTAGACAACTTACAAGATAGGGCCCGCTTCACTGAACAAGGCGATGCTATTGTTTTTGAATCTGAG TTGGACAGAATATATCTGGGCACACCGTCAAAAATTGCCATTATTGATCATGAGAAGAAAAGAACATTTGTTGTGAGGAAAGGAGGCCTTCCAGATGCTG TTGTTTGGAATCCATGGGACAAAAAAGCTAAGGCAATGGCAGATTTTGGGGATGACGAATATAAACGCATGGTATGTGTGGAAGCAGCTGCTATAGAAAAGGCGATTACTCTGAAGCCTGGCGAGGAGTGGACTGGAAAATTGGAACTATCTGCAGTTCCGTCTAGTTATTACAGTGGTCAATTGGACCCAGATCGTGTTATTCAGGATTCAGTTGTTCCGGAGGATTCAGTCAGCTAG